The Cytophagia bacterium CHB2 genome includes a region encoding these proteins:
- a CDS encoding DUF2652 domain-containing protein: protein MAASENVGTLLIPDISGFTEFVAGVEVSHSRHIIAELLEIIIDANRLNFEVNEIEGDAVLFYRMGSPPTLRALSEQAENFYLKFHQYLRQIKRDTLCKCGACQNVGALTLKVIAHHGEMSLVKIKDRRKLIGKDVIVAHRLLKNTVSSSEYLLVTQTLLQAAGERSAPAQMQAHHETYAHLGELRVYVQTLSHLQPQVSQVPEPLHCLQFPNPLVITKQIAAPLENVYGLLFDFEKMPRWNPGLVKVEYDATAPARIGLSHTCFFDAATAEITLDRVMEKKNEVLVTNRMKLAAPILQSSGTYHLKREPNGTNLNFIFSYRPYPVIGCLLDKMVRPRLARMFEAVCEGLKEVAEDAGREK from the coding sequence AGATGGCTGCAAGCGAGAACGTGGGAACTTTGCTCATCCCTGACATCAGCGGCTTTACCGAGTTCGTTGCGGGAGTTGAAGTTTCTCACAGCCGGCACATCATCGCCGAGTTGCTGGAAATCATCATCGACGCCAATCGTCTAAACTTCGAAGTCAATGAGATCGAAGGGGACGCCGTCTTGTTCTATCGCATGGGCTCGCCGCCTACCTTGAGAGCGTTGTCCGAGCAAGCCGAAAATTTTTATCTGAAGTTTCACCAGTATCTTCGGCAAATCAAGCGCGACACTTTGTGCAAATGCGGCGCTTGCCAAAACGTGGGCGCGCTGACGTTGAAAGTCATCGCGCACCACGGCGAAATGTCCTTGGTCAAGATCAAAGACCGTCGCAAGCTCATCGGCAAAGACGTGATTGTGGCCCACCGGCTTTTGAAAAATACCGTTTCCAGCTCGGAATATCTGCTCGTGACGCAGACGCTGCTGCAAGCCGCCGGCGAGAGGAGTGCACCAGCGCAGATGCAAGCGCATCACGAAACTTACGCGCATTTGGGCGAGTTGCGCGTGTACGTTCAGACGCTTTCGCATCTGCAACCCCAGGTTTCGCAAGTGCCGGAGCCGCTGCATTGCCTCCAATTTCCCAACCCGCTCGTCATCACCAAGCAAATCGCCGCACCGCTGGAAAACGTCTATGGTTTGCTCTTCGATTTTGAAAAGATGCCGCGGTGGAATCCCGGTTTGGTGAAAGTCGAATACGACGCAACGGCGCCCGCGCGGATCGGACTCTCGCACACCTGCTTTTTCGATGCTGCAACCGCGGAGATTACGCTTGATCGCGTAATGGAAAAGAAAAATGAAGTGCTCGTGACCAATCGCATGAAGCTTGCCGCGCCGATCTTGCAAAGCTCGGGCACTTATCATTTAAAGCGCGAGCCGAACGGCACGAACTTGAATTTCATTTTTTCCTACAGACCTTATCCGGTCATTGGCTGCTTGCTGGACAAAATGGTGCGGCCGCGGCTGGCGCGAATGTTTGAAGCAGTCTGTGAAGGGTTAAAAGAAGTTGCAGAGGATGCCGGACGCGAGAAGTGA